One genomic window of Cydia pomonella isolate Wapato2018A chromosome 6, ilCydPomo1, whole genome shotgun sequence includes the following:
- the LOC133519170 gene encoding protein patched, giving the protein MVAPDSEAPSNPRIVPATRESPSAAEARHSADLYIRTSWVDAALALSELEKGNIEGGRTSLWIRAWLQEQLFVLGCFLQGDAGKVLFVAILVLSTFCVGLKSAQIHSRVDQLWVQEGGRLEAELKYIAKALGETDSSTHQLIIQTAKDPDASLLHAKALLDHLEVVKAATRVTVHMYDTEWRLKDLCYSPSIPDFEEYHIEKIFENIIPCAIITPLDCFWEGSQLLGPDYPISVPFLQHKLKWTQLNPQEVLEEVKGLKIQFPLSTMEAYMKRAGITSAYMKKPCLDPTDTQCPDTAPNKNGQIPDVAAVLSNGCYGFAAAYMHWPEQLIVGGVTRNNTSALRSARALQSVVQLMGEREMFEYWSESHKVHHVGWNQEKAASILDAWQRKFATEVRKTAASISPWYTFHPFSTSTLNDILGKFSELSLKNIVVGYMIMLIYVAVTLMQWQDPVRSQAGVGIAGVLLLSMSVAAGLGFCALLGIPFNATSTQIVPFLALGLGVQDMFLLTHTYVEQSGDVPREERTGLVLKKSGLSVLLASLCNAMAFLAAALLPIPALRAFCLQAAILLLFNLGSMLLVFPAMISLDLRRRSAARSDLLCCIMPESPLPSRVKRTSGRSTTRSGKIDKNAVKDTSRQPLDPNNGGAEAKKPCCLSLSLTKWAKTHYTPFIMRPDVKVTSMLALIAVILASVWGATKVKDGLDLTDIVPENTDEHEFLSRQEKYFGFYNMYAVTQGDFEYPTNQKLLYEYHDQFVRIPNIIKNDNGGLTKFWLSLFRDWLLDLQDAFDRDFANGCITSEFLFNNASDEGILAYKLLVQTGHVDNPIDKSLIKDVKNGHRLVDKEGIINPKAFYNYLSAWATNDALAYGASQGNLKPQPKRWTHFPKDTDLKIPKSSPLIYTQLPFYLFGLTDTENIKNLIMSVRELCLKFEAKGLANFPSGIPFLFWEQYLYLRTSLMYALGCALAAVFIAVMVLLLNAWAALLVTLSLALLVLQLVGTMAALGVKLSAVPAVLLVLAIGRGVHFTVHLCLAFVTSIGCRRRRAMLAVEAVLAPVLHGALAAALAASMLATSEFGFVARLFLRLLLALVILGLINGLLFFPIVLALLGPAAEVRPLEHPERLSTPSPKCSPIASRKSNSDKSRNKPSPRSCAPSLTTITEEPSWHSSGQSAQSSMQSIVVQPEVVVETTTYNGSDSNSGRSTPTKTSHSGSITTKVTATANIKVEVVTPSDRKSRRSYHYYDRDRRRDRDDDRDRDRDRDRDRDRDRDRDRDRDRDRERDRDRSRDRRDRYREEREHRASPRENGRDSGHESDSSRH; this is encoded by the exons ATGGTGGCTCCCGATTCCGAGGCTCCTTCGAATCCTCGGATAGTGCCTGCTACGCGTGAGAGCCCCTCCGCGGCCGAGGCGCGCCACAGCGCCGATCTGTATATCCGCACCAGCTGGGTGGATGCAGCACTAGCTCTCTCAGAACTTGAAAAG GGTAACATCGAAGGCGGTCGCACGTCGCTGTGGATCCGCGCGTGGCTGCAGGAACAGCTGTTTGTGCTCGGGTGCTTCCTGCAGGGCGACGCGGGCAAGGTGCTCTTCGTGGCCATCCTCGTGCTATCCACCTTCTGCGTCGGCCTCAAGTCTGCGCAGATACACTCTCGCGTCGATCAGCTCTGGGTTCAAG AGGGTGGCAGATTAGAAGCGGAACTGAAGTATATCGCTAAGGCCTTGGGCGAAACAGATTCTTCAACGCATCAGCTCATCATCCAGACTGCTAAGGACCCGGATGCGTCACTACTTCACGCGAAAGCACTCCTTGATCATCTAGAG gtGGTAAAGGCAGCAACTAGGGTAACGGTTCACATGTACGACACTGAGTGGAGGCTCAAAGACCTCTGCTACAGTCCGAGCATACCCGATTTCGAGGAGTATCACATAGAAAAGATCTTCGAAAACATCATCCCATGCGCCATTATAACGCCACTTGATTGTTTCTGGGAAGGATCCCAATTGCTAGGCCCGGATTATCCGATATCTGTACC TTTTCTTCAACACAAACTAAAATGGACGCAGCTAAACCCACAAGAGGTGTTAGAAGAAGTAAAAGGACTGAAGATCCAGTTCCCGCTGAGCACGATGGAGGCGTACATGAAGAGAGCTGGTATCACGTCCGCCTACATGAAGAAGCCGTGCCTGGACCCCACCGATACGCAGTGTCCAGACACTGCACCCAACAAAAACGGCCAG ATTCCAGACGTGGCGGCCGTGTTGTCGAACGGGTGCTACGGGTTCGCAGCGGCGTACATGCACTGGCCGGAGCAGCTGATAGTCGGCGGGGTGACACGCAACAACACGTCAGCGctgcgcagcgcgcgcgccctGCAGTCCGTCGTGCAGCTGATGGGCGAGCGCGAGATGTTTGAGTACTGGTCCGAGAGCCACAAGGTGCACCATGTCGGCTGGAACCAGGAGAAGGCCGCTAGTATACTGGACGCCTGGCAACGAAAGTTCGCAACT GAAGTAAGAAAAACGGCAGCATCCATATCACCTTGGTACACCTTCCATCCGTTCTCCACGTCAACTTTGAACGACATACTAGGAAAATTCTCTGAACTATCCCTTAAGAACATTGTTGTAGGATACATGATCATG TTAATTTATGTTGCCGTTACGTTGATGCAATGGCAGGATCCCGTCCGTTCTCAAGCAGGAGTAGGCATTGCTGGAGTGCTTCTACTTTCTATGTCAGTTGCCGCTGGATTAGGCTTTTGTGCTCTATTAG gTATTCCATTCAATGCAACTAGTACACAGATCGTGCCCTTCCTAGCGCTGGGTCTAGGCGTGCAGGATATGTTCCTTCTCACGCATACGTACGTGGAACAGTCGGGAGACGTGCCACGAGAAGAGAGAACTGGCTTGGTGCTCAAGAAAAGCGGCCTGAGCGTACTACTGGCGTCGCTTTGCAATGCCATGGCGTTCTTGGCTGCTGCACTCCTACCAATACCAGCGCTGCGTGCCTTCTGTCTTCAG gCTGCTATCCTCTTACTATTCAACCTAGGATCGATGTTGCTGGTATTTCCGGCGATGATCTCTTTGGACCTGCGACGGCGATCGGCTGCCCGTTCCGACTTGTTGTGCTGCATAATGCCAGAAAGCCCGCTTCCCAGTCGGGTCAAACGAACGAGTGGAAGATCCACTACACGTAGTGGAAAGATTGACAAG aaTGCTGTGAAGGATACAAGTAGACAGCCTTTAGACCCAAACAATGGAGGCGCTGAAGCAAAGAAACCGTGTTGTTTGAGTCTGTCTCTCACCAAGTGGGCGAAGACTCATTACACGCCATTTATCATGCGGCCTGATGTTAAG GTGACGTCAATGCTAGCGTTGATCGCTGTCATCTTAGCAAGTGTCTGGGGAGCGACGAAGGTTAAAGACGGACTCGATCTAACTGACATTGTACCTGAAAACACCGATGAACACGAGTTCCTCTCGCGGCAAGAAAAGTACTTCGGCTTCTATAATATGTACGCAGTCACGCAAGGCGATTTCGAATATCCCACCAACCAGAAGCTTCTTTACGAATACCACGATCAGTTTGTACGAATTCCGAACATCATAAAGAACGACAATGGAGGACTTACAAAGTTCTGGCTGAGTTTGTTTCGGGACTGGCTGTTAGATCTCCAAGATGCATTTGATAGAGACTTCGCCAACGGATGTATAACATCCGAATTTTTGTTCAATAATGCAAGTGACGAGGGCATACTGGCATACAAACTACTAGTACAAACCGGACACGTAGACAATCCCATCGACAAGTCGCTTATCAAGGATGTGAAGAACGGCCACCGACTAGTCGACAAGGAGGGCATAATTAATCCGAAGGCTTTCTACAACTACCTGTCTGCGTGGGCCACTAACGATGCTCTGGCTTATGGCGCATCCCAAGGAAACCTGAAACCCCAACCAAAGAGATGGACACATTTTCCTAAAGATACTGACTTGAAAATTCCAAAATCATCGCCGCTTATTTACACCCAACTGCCATTCTACCTGTTTGGCCTCACGGACACTGAGAATATAAAGAACTTAATAATGTCTGTACGCGAGCTTTGCCTGAAGTTTGAAGCAAAGGGGCTGGCCAACTTTCCATCAGGGATCCCGTTCCTGTTCTGGGAGCAATACTTATATCTGCGGACGTCATTGATGTACGCATTGGGGTGCGCTTTAGCTGCAGTTTTTATT GCGGTAATGGTGCTTCTGCTGAACGCGTGGGCGGCCCTGCTGGTGACGCTGTCGCTGGCGCTGCTGGTGCTGCAGCTGGTAGGCACCATGGCCGCGCTCGGCGTCAAGCTGTCCGCCGTGCCCGCTGTGCTGCTTGTGCTCGCCATCGGCAGGGGCGTGCACTTCACCGTTCACCTTTGCCTG gcCTTCGTAACATCCATCGGCTGCCGTCGCCGGCGCGCGATGCTGGCCGTGGAGGCGGTGCTGGCGCCCGTGCTGCATGGTGCGCTTGCAGCCGCGCTGGCGGCCTCCATGCTGGCCACCAGCGAGTTCGGCTTCGTCGCCCGGCTGTTTCTGAGGCTGCTGCTGGCGCTTGTTATCCTCGGCTTGATCAACGGACTCTTATTCTTCCCTATCGTGCTGGCGCTGTTGGGACCCGCTGCTGAG gTTCGCCCTTTAGAGCACCCTGAGCGACTATCAACTCCGTCCCCGAAATGCTCGCCCATAGCGAGTCGAAAATCGAACTCGGACAAATCTCGCAACAAGCCATCGCCGCGCTCATGCGCTCCTTCGCTCACCACCATCACCGAGGAGCCGAGCTGGCACAGCTCGGGGCAATCCGCTCAATCCTCCATGCAGTCCATCGTGGTACAACCAGAGGTGGTAGTGGAGACAACTACGTACAACGGGAGTGACTCGAATAGCGGCCGCTCTACGCCGACCAAGACTTCGCACTCTGGATCTATTACGACTAAG GTGACGGCCACAGCGAACATAAAGGTGGAGGTGGTGACACCCAGTGACCGAAAATCTCGACGCTCGTACCACTACTACGACCGCGACCGCCGCCGGGATCGCGACGACGACCGTGACCGCGACCGAGACCGAGACAGAGACCGTGACAGGGACCGAGATCGGGACCGGGATCGCGACAGAGACCGTGAGAGAGACCGGGATCGGTCCAGAGATAGACGGGACCGGTATAGAGAAGAAAGGGAGCACCGCGCCTCGCCGCGCGAGAACGGACGAGACTCGGGCCACGAGAGTGACTCGTCGAGGCATTGA